Proteins co-encoded in one Haladaptatus sp. ZSTT2 genomic window:
- a CDS encoding phytoene desaturase family protein — protein sequence MSPHSRQSVVVIGGGIGGLSTACYLASADFDVTVLEKNEQLGGRASRLTEDGFRFDMGPSWYLMPDVFERFFRHFGKLPSEYYELDRLDPHYRIFFKDGDQVDITPDREQVKAVFDSYEPGAGAKLDAYLEESERNYEVAMNEFVYKDRPKLRDWVDPSVLKAAPIGLNLVGSMQDHVEKYFEHPKLQQIMQYTLVFLGGSPKNTPALYNMMSHVDFNLGVYYPEGGIGAVVDGIVALAEELGVEFVTDCEVTEVTRRREGFLVESTQGEYHPDLVVSDADYAHTEQDLLPEHERQYSADYWEDRTYAPSAFLLYLGVSGDVEELAHHTLVLPEDWNQHFDQIFETPAWPDNPAYYLCVPSKTDDTVAPEGHSNLFALVPIAPGLTDTPKLRRQYRAKILDDIEKNTGVALHDRIVFEKSFCVRDFASRYNSTQGTALGLAHTLRQTALLRPPHRSKKVNGLYFTGSFTTPGIGVPMCLISGEHAANAVIHDSTL from the coding sequence ATGAGTCCACACTCGCGCCAGTCGGTCGTCGTCATCGGTGGCGGCATCGGCGGCCTCTCGACGGCGTGCTACCTCGCTTCTGCTGACTTCGACGTCACGGTTTTAGAAAAGAACGAACAACTCGGCGGCAGAGCCAGCCGTCTCACCGAAGACGGCTTTCGCTTCGATATGGGGCCGTCGTGGTACCTCATGCCCGACGTGTTCGAGCGCTTCTTCCGTCACTTCGGCAAACTCCCCTCCGAGTACTACGAACTCGACCGCCTCGACCCCCACTACCGGATTTTCTTCAAAGACGGCGACCAGGTGGACATCACGCCCGACCGCGAGCAGGTGAAGGCAGTGTTCGACTCGTACGAACCCGGCGCGGGCGCAAAGCTCGACGCCTATCTTGAGGAAAGCGAGCGCAACTACGAGGTTGCGATGAACGAGTTCGTCTACAAAGACCGCCCGAAACTCCGCGACTGGGTTGACCCCTCCGTGCTCAAGGCCGCACCAATCGGCCTCAACCTCGTTGGCTCGATGCAGGACCACGTCGAGAAATACTTCGAGCACCCGAAACTCCAGCAGATAATGCAGTACACGCTGGTGTTCCTCGGCGGCTCGCCGAAGAACACGCCCGCGCTCTACAACATGATGAGCCACGTCGATTTCAACCTCGGCGTCTACTACCCTGAAGGCGGCATCGGCGCGGTCGTAGACGGTATCGTCGCACTCGCAGAGGAACTCGGCGTGGAGTTCGTCACCGACTGTGAGGTGACGGAAGTGACCCGCCGACGCGAAGGCTTCCTCGTCGAATCGACGCAAGGTGAGTACCACCCAGACCTCGTCGTCTCAGACGCCGACTACGCCCACACGGAACAGGACCTGCTCCCCGAACACGAACGACAGTACTCGGCCGACTATTGGGAGGACAGAACCTACGCGCCCTCCGCCTTCCTGCTCTACCTCGGCGTCTCCGGCGACGTCGAGGAACTCGCCCACCACACGCTCGTCCTTCCCGAAGACTGGAACCAGCACTTCGACCAGATTTTCGAAACGCCCGCGTGGCCGGATAACCCGGCGTACTACCTCTGCGTCCCCTCGAAAACCGACGACACGGTGGCTCCTGAGGGCCACAGCAACCTCTTCGCGCTCGTCCCTATCGCACCCGGCCTGACCGACACGCCGAAACTCCGCCGCCAGTACCGCGCGAAGATACTCGATGATATCGAAAAGAACACTGGCGTCGCCCTCCACGATCGCATCGTCTTCGAGAAATCGTTCTGCGTGCGCGACTTCGCAAGCCGGTACAACAGCACACAAGGAACCGCACTGGGCCTCGCCCACACGCTCAGACAGACCGCCCTGCTTCGCCCGCCACACCGCTCAAAGAAGGTGAACGGCCTCTACTTCACTGGCTCGTTTACCACCCCCGGCATCGGCGTTCCGATGTGCCTCATCAGCGGGGAGCACGCAGCGAACGCCGTCATCCACGATTCGACGCTATGA
- the cruF gene encoding bisanhydrobacterioruberin hydratase: protein MASEVSKGFDKLVHDNRFTIAVLFPLVGTFLLILGSEGYVPAELALNPFLLVAATFVMRLPLIAGLTPLVTRRAAVALCTLTIFTYAVELVGVRTGLPYGEFSYQLALGPMLFGEVPLALPIFYFPLLLNSYLLGLLLLGPRATSRLRRILAGIGIVLVMDLVLDPAAVDLGFWAYVGGGAYYDVPVSNYLGWVFSATIAMSLIELGFHADEVKRRLANCSFMLDDLVSFAILWGVVNGYFGNWIPAALAVGFALTLLRLDRFDFAVGSVVRSRKTKHS from the coding sequence GTGGCGTCTGAGGTGTCGAAGGGGTTTGATAAACTCGTCCACGACAACCGGTTCACGATTGCCGTCCTCTTCCCGCTCGTCGGCACGTTTCTGCTCATCCTCGGCAGCGAGGGCTACGTCCCGGCGGAACTCGCGCTCAATCCCTTCTTGCTCGTCGCGGCGACGTTCGTGATGCGCCTGCCGCTCATCGCTGGGTTGACGCCGCTCGTGACCCGGCGGGCAGCAGTTGCGCTCTGTACGCTCACCATCTTCACCTACGCCGTCGAGCTCGTCGGCGTCAGAACCGGGCTTCCCTACGGCGAGTTTTCCTACCAACTCGCGCTCGGGCCGATGCTGTTCGGTGAAGTCCCCCTCGCCCTGCCCATCTTCTACTTTCCCCTCCTGCTCAACAGCTACCTCCTTGGCTTGCTCCTGCTCGGGCCACGCGCCACCTCGCGGTTGCGGCGGATTCTCGCAGGCATCGGTATCGTCCTCGTGATGGACCTCGTGCTCGACCCGGCCGCCGTCGACCTCGGCTTCTGGGCGTACGTCGGCGGCGGCGCGTACTACGACGTACCAGTCTCGAACTACCTCGGGTGGGTGTTCTCCGCCACGATTGCGATGTCGCTCATCGAACTCGGCTTCCACGCAGACGAGGTGAAACGTCGGCTTGCGAACTGCTCGTTCATGCTCGACGACCTCGTGAGCTTCGCCATTCTTTGGGGGGTCGTAAACGGCTACTTCGGCAACTGGATTCCCGCCGCGCTCGCCGTCGGTTTCGCCCTGACCTTGCTTCGTCTCGACCGCTTTGACTTCGCCGTCGGCTCGGTCGTCAGGTCACGAAAAACGAAACACAGCTAG
- a CDS encoding SDR family oxidoreductase — translation MEEYTAVITGATRGIGRAVARTFATEGAHVVAAGRDADALSSLASDLADASGGVTTQRADVRDEFDVEFLMETAARVNGDIDCVVANAGVYHGTPGETPLTEASYAAFDDHLRTNARGVFSTIREALPHLASDARILVTSGSVAREYTPGYGSYAISKAAAEALVQGFAAELDQPVGIVDPGAVETALSDTGRSPETVAPMFYWAATDCPAEAVDGKIVGLGDWKRATR, via the coding sequence ATGGAGGAGTACACGGCAGTCATCACCGGCGCAACCCGTGGCATCGGGCGGGCGGTCGCGCGCACGTTCGCCACCGAAGGCGCACACGTCGTCGCCGCTGGGCGCGACGCAGACGCACTCTCGTCGCTCGCTTCCGACCTCGCAGACGCGTCGGGTGGCGTGACCACGCAGCGAGCGGACGTGCGCGACGAGTTCGACGTGGAGTTTCTGATGGAAACGGCCGCCCGGGTGAACGGCGACATCGACTGCGTCGTCGCAAACGCCGGTGTGTATCACGGCACGCCCGGCGAAACGCCACTCACCGAAGCGTCCTACGCCGCCTTTGACGACCATCTCCGGACGAACGCCCGTGGCGTGTTCTCGACCATCCGCGAAGCCCTCCCGCACCTCGCTTCCGACGCCCGCATTCTCGTCACTTCCGGGTCGGTGGCGCGTGAGTATACACCGGGGTACGGCAGCTACGCCATCTCGAAGGCAGCCGCCGAAGCGCTCGTACAGGGATTCGCCGCCGAACTCGACCAGCCCGTGGGGATTGTCGACCCCGGTGCGGTCGAAACAGCGCTCTCAGATACCGGCCGGTCGCCCGAAACGGTCGCGCCGATGTTCTACTGGGCTGCGACCGACTGCCCAGCGGAAGCAGTAGATGGGAAAATCGTCGGCCTCGGTGACTGGAAGCGCGCAACCCGGTGA
- a CDS encoding prenyltransferase has translation MRTSTLSRATDVFANALPAESTLHGYLLRLSRPRFWFYLAGPVIVGAAYGAESLDALLSPLSVALFLYFLLPANVFLYGINDIFDREVDVENPKKDEKEVRYSGERGVLAAILLSGLLGLVFVPFLSPLALAVLAVYYFLAVEYSAPPFRFKTTPFLDSLSNGLYILPAVVAYTALAGSLPPTLAIAGGWLWTMGMHTFSAIPDIEPDRAAGIRTTATALGQRRTYVYCAVCWFAAAIAFALVHPLLGALLTLYPLLVFGIVVAGVGVNRAYWWYPAVNTVVGMVLTFGGLWRFVGGV, from the coding sequence ATGAGAACTTCGACGCTTTCGCGTGCGACCGACGTGTTCGCCAACGCGCTTCCCGCAGAAAGCACGCTGCATGGCTACCTCCTCAGGCTCTCGCGGCCTCGCTTCTGGTTCTACCTCGCCGGGCCGGTCATCGTCGGCGCGGCCTACGGTGCAGAGTCGCTCGACGCGTTGCTCTCCCCGCTCAGCGTCGCCCTTTTTCTGTACTTCCTGCTCCCGGCGAACGTCTTCCTGTACGGCATAAACGACATCTTCGACCGGGAAGTGGACGTTGAAAACCCGAAGAAGGACGAAAAAGAAGTTAGATACTCGGGCGAGCGTGGCGTGCTGGCCGCAATTCTCTTGTCGGGGCTGCTCGGCCTCGTCTTCGTGCCGTTTCTGTCGCCGCTCGCGCTCGCCGTGCTCGCGGTGTACTACTTCCTCGCCGTCGAGTACAGCGCGCCGCCGTTTCGGTTCAAGACGACGCCGTTTCTCGATTCGCTCTCGAACGGGCTGTACATCCTGCCCGCCGTCGTCGCCTACACCGCGCTCGCGGGCAGCCTCCCGCCAACGCTCGCCATCGCGGGCGGGTGGCTCTGGACGATGGGAATGCACACCTTCTCTGCGATTCCCGACATCGAACCCGACCGCGCGGCGGGCATCCGCACGACGGCAACCGCACTCGGTCAGCGGCGAACCTACGTCTACTGTGCAGTCTGCTGGTTCGCTGCGGCCATCGCGTTCGCGCTCGTCCACCCGCTGCTCGGCGCGCTGCTCACTCTGTACCCCCTGCTGGTGTTCGGCATCGTCGTGGCCGGCGTCGGCGTAAATCGCGCGTACTGGTGGTATCCCGCCGTCAACACCGTCGTCGGGATGGTGCTGACCTTCGGCGGCCTCTGGAGGTTCGTCGGTGGCGTCTGA
- a CDS encoding ZIP family metal transporter encodes MSQPGASAPARTYVGYAGVLAFVVLSGLAVSAGLWKVLTIGWVAFIAMAGAAIPGKRAAASKHAGRLVWGYGLAAGAMVTSAAVFLLPQAFGFDPKVGGFGVAAGILLGFASHTIGHRLAHLDLPFDATTAHLTAHSLTAGIIIGVVYATLPELGLVLGLAIVSHKGPAGYAAARRLASNDKSTSIILLPAAGVGITAILSGLVSLPASAQLNAAVFGFAAGIFLHIAMDFLPRCEVGGEVGEVAQLTDDAHALLDRLRVHAVVSTSLGAFAVLLAWLAVA; translated from the coding sequence ATGTCTCAGCCCGGAGCCTCCGCGCCCGCTCGCACCTATGTCGGGTACGCCGGTGTGCTCGCGTTCGTCGTCCTCTCCGGGCTCGCCGTCTCGGCGGGCCTCTGGAAGGTGCTCACCATCGGGTGGGTCGCCTTCATCGCAATGGCCGGTGCCGCAATCCCGGGCAAGCGCGCCGCCGCCTCGAAACACGCCGGCCGCCTCGTCTGGGGGTACGGCCTCGCCGCGGGCGCGATGGTCACGAGCGCCGCCGTCTTTCTCCTCCCGCAAGCGTTCGGCTTCGACCCCAAGGTCGGCGGCTTCGGCGTCGCCGCGGGTATCCTCCTCGGCTTCGCCTCCCATACGATTGGCCACCGCCTCGCCCACCTCGACCTGCCCTTCGACGCGACGACGGCCCACCTGACCGCCCACTCGCTCACCGCGGGCATCATCATCGGCGTCGTCTACGCGACGCTCCCCGAACTCGGCCTCGTCCTTGGGCTCGCCATCGTCTCGCACAAAGGCCCCGCCGGGTACGCCGCCGCCCGCCGCCTCGCCTCGAACGACAAATCCACTTCAATTATTTTGCTCCCGGCAGCGGGCGTCGGCATCACCGCCATCCTCTCCGGATTGGTCTCTCTCCCCGCTTCCGCCCAACTGAACGCCGCCGTGTTCGGCTTCGCCGCCGGCATCTTCCTCCACATCGCTATGGACTTCCTCCCCCGCTGTGAGGTCGGCGGCGAGGTCGGTGAAGTCGCCCAACTCACCGACGACGCCCACGCACTGCTCGACCGACTGCGGGTACACGCCGTCGTCAGCACCTCACTCGGCGCGTTCGCGGTGCTCCTCGCGTGGCTTGCGGTCGCGTAA